A window of Chloroflexota bacterium contains these coding sequences:
- a CDS encoding zinc-binding dehydrogenase, with protein sequence ILGQGLVGSLMLQVHKAAGHGPVVAVDALERRCELADRLGADVVINAAREDPVEAVRSITAGVGADIVIYAVGGREGAKAFLQALDMLAVGGLLHLIGLCEPDPLPLPSSKIQGRRLLGGYYGRPNDAWTARTGMELLASGAIDAAAMTTHRFPADRAGDAFALLQERPGDALGVILEWDADPA encoded by the coding sequence ATCCTGGGGCAGGGATTGGTTGGAAGTCTGATGCTCCAGGTTCACAAGGCGGCGGGCCACGGTCCGGTGGTGGCGGTGGACGCCCTGGAGCGGCGTTGCGAGCTGGCCGACCGCCTGGGCGCGGACGTGGTGATCAACGCGGCCCGTGAAGACCCGGTCGAAGCGGTGCGGAGCATCACGGCCGGCGTCGGGGCGGACATCGTCATCTATGCCGTCGGCGGCAGGGAGGGCGCCAAAGCTTTCCTCCAAGCACTGGACATGCTGGCAGTCGGCGGACTCCTCCATCTCATCGGACTTTGTGAGCCCGATCCCCTGCCGCTGCCGTCCTCGAAGATTCAAGGCCGGCGCCTGCTCGGGGGCTACTACGGGCGCCCCAACGATGCCTGGACGGCGCGGACGGGGATGGAGTTGCTCGCGTCCGGCGCGATAGACGCCGCGGCCATGACCACGCACCGCTTTCCCGCCGACCGCGCCGGCGACGCCTTTGCACTGCTGCAAGAACGACCGGGCGACGCTCTCGGCGTGATCCTGGAGTGGGACGCGGACCCGGCCTGA
- a CDS encoding NADH:flavin oxidoreductase/NADH oxidase — translation MPGLFDPLRVRGVTLRNRVVMAPMDQLAAVDGGAAGDWHVVHYGSRAVGGVGLIFTEVTAVEPRGVIYPVNLGLWDDAQIEPLRRIAAFCASQGAVIGIQLGHAGRKAYYDERGHSGHRLVAPSRLRFDAGWRVPMSLSVSEIQGVVAAFAAAARRAVEAGFQAIEIHSAHGYLLSEFFSPLTNQRDDEYGGGIEHRARMPCEVVAAVREAIPDWMPISVRISGTDFVDGGNTADDMAIGSRCLREAGADLIHVSAGGVTPSVPKVYPGYLLPAAETIRRVAGGPVIAVGLIENARMADEVVQSGRADLVALGRELLRNPYWALHAAAELGVDVPWPGTYVQAKPKPTAG, via the coding sequence ATGCCCGGATTGTTCGATCCGTTGCGCGTCCGCGGCGTCACGCTGCGCAACCGCGTGGTGATGGCCCCAATGGACCAGCTGGCGGCCGTGGACGGCGGTGCTGCCGGCGACTGGCACGTGGTGCACTACGGCTCGCGCGCGGTCGGGGGCGTGGGGCTGATCTTCACCGAGGTCACGGCCGTCGAACCCCGGGGCGTGATCTATCCGGTCAATCTGGGCCTCTGGGACGACGCCCAGATCGAGCCGCTGCGTCGCATCGCGGCCTTTTGCGCCTCGCAGGGCGCTGTGATCGGCATCCAGCTCGGCCACGCCGGGCGCAAGGCCTACTACGACGAGCGCGGGCACTCCGGGCACCGCCTCGTGGCGCCGAGCCGGTTACGGTTCGATGCCGGCTGGCGCGTGCCGATGAGTCTCTCCGTTTCAGAAATCCAAGGCGTCGTTGCGGCCTTTGCAGCCGCCGCGCGCCGCGCGGTTGAGGCCGGATTCCAGGCGATCGAGATTCACTCCGCGCACGGATATCTGCTCAGCGAGTTTTTCTCGCCGCTCACCAACCAGCGCGACGACGAATACGGCGGCGGAATCGAGCATCGCGCTCGCATGCCGTGCGAGGTCGTCGCCGCCGTGCGAGAAGCGATTCCGGACTGGATGCCGATCTCGGTGCGCATCTCCGGCACCGACTTCGTGGACGGCGGCAACACCGCCGACGACATGGCCATTGGCTCGCGGTGTCTGCGGGAGGCGGGCGCCGACCTGATCCACGTCAGCGCCGGCGGCGTCACGCCCAGCGTTCCCAAGGTCTATCCCGGCTACCTGTTGCCGGCGGCCGAGACCATCCGCCGCGTGGCCGGAGGGCCGGTCATCGCGGTGGGGCTGATCGAGAACGCCCGGATGGCCGACGAGGTCGTGCAAAGTGGTCGTGCGGACTTGGTCGCCCTCGGCCGCGAGCTGCTGCGCAACCCCTACTGGGCGCTCCACGCCGCCGCGGAGCTCGGCGTCGACGTGCCGTGGCCGGGCACTTACGTCCAGGCGAAGCCCAAGCCGACGGCGGGCTAG
- a CDS encoding ABC transporter ATP-binding protein — MLECRDLRKSFGELTAVDGVSFHIAAGETYGLLGPNGAGKTTSISMAVGLMRRDGGQVLVDGEPLDPGTTSLKAKIGLVPQDIAVYPDLTARENLRFFGRLYDMPRAELRRRVDEVLEIIGLSDRADDRADTFSGGMKRRLNIGIGLLHAPRLLVLDEPTVGVDPQSRNAILESIEQLGRQGLAVLYTTHYMEEAERLCDRIGIIDRGQIKAEGTRRELAQIVREHDRVRLSASGSLHAGAEAIGCIAGVQQVDVVDGGIDVLVEQAGNSLTAMLSALDEAGVSITGVEIDEPNLEAVFLHLTGRSLRD, encoded by the coding sequence GTGCTCGAGTGCCGCGACCTGCGCAAGAGCTTTGGCGAACTCACGGCGGTGGATGGTGTGAGCTTTCACATCGCCGCCGGCGAGACCTACGGCCTGCTGGGCCCCAACGGCGCGGGCAAGACCACCAGCATCTCCATGGCGGTGGGCCTGATGCGCCGTGACGGCGGCCAGGTGCTGGTGGACGGCGAGCCCCTCGATCCCGGCACCACGAGCCTCAAGGCCAAGATCGGATTGGTTCCGCAAGACATCGCCGTCTATCCGGACCTGACGGCGCGGGAGAACCTGCGGTTCTTCGGCCGCCTCTACGACATGCCGCGCGCGGAGCTGCGTCGCCGCGTGGACGAGGTGCTCGAGATCATCGGGCTCAGCGACCGTGCAGACGATCGCGCCGACACCTTCTCCGGCGGGATGAAGCGCCGGCTCAACATCGGCATCGGGCTCTTGCACGCCCCGCGCCTCCTGGTGCTCGACGAGCCGACCGTCGGCGTGGATCCGCAGAGCCGCAATGCCATTCTCGAGAGCATTGAGCAGCTGGGCCGCCAGGGTCTGGCGGTGCTCTACACGACGCACTACATGGAAGAAGCCGAGCGGCTCTGCGACCGCATCGGCATCATCGATCGTGGGCAGATCAAGGCCGAGGGCACGCGCCGGGAGCTGGCCCAGATCGTGCGCGAGCACGACCGCGTGCGCCTGAGCGCCAGCGGTTCGCTGCACGCCGGCGCGGAGGCCATTGGGTGCATCGCCGGAGTGCAACAGGTCGACGTGGTCGACGGCGGCATCGACGTGCTGGTCGAGCAAGCCGGCAACTCGCTGACGGCGATGCTGTCGGCGCTGGACGAGGCCGGCGTGTCGATCACGGGCGTTGAGATCGACGAGCCGAATCTCGAAGCCGTATTCCTGCATCTCACCGGGCGCTCGCTGCGGGACTAG
- a CDS encoding thiamine pyrophosphate-binding protein produces the protein MSSRSSNTGSSHLVAALIESGVERLFSLSGNQILSIYDACLDAGLEIIHVRHEAAAVHMADAWGRLTGRPGVALLTAGPGHANGLSALFVARQSESPLVVLSGQSARADDGRGAFQEMPQAELAQPLAKAAWTAEDSASLGGDVRRALDLAVRGRPGPVAVSLPSDVLEAQVPRSDDAFANSELPTLTEAGQHRIGELLDTAQRPMILAGPAMMRPPASDYLEQLESTAGVPVVATESPRGVNDPSLGAFAEVLAQADVVLLLGKRLDHSLQFGAPPLFAADACFAQVDADVAELDRTTSNVRPPQQLAIAVQAHPGQAAGQIAAAAGSARHESWRDAVRAAVAHRPAAWDSWQSPPQGPLHPIEVCQSIGPWVDDGIVVIDGGEFGQWAQALLSGRRRVVNGPAGSIGTSIPFALTARLFDPDAPVVAIQGDGTIGFHLLEFDTAVRHNLPFVAIVGNDAGWNAERRLQARTYGEDRIFACDLLPTRYDLAVAALGGHGEHVTKRSELDTALERAFASGLPSLVNVAIEPTEAPIVRRNGAPAPTGH, from the coding sequence ATGTCCAGTCGCTCTTCCAATACGGGCTCGTCTCACCTGGTGGCGGCGCTGATCGAATCGGGCGTCGAGCGCCTGTTCTCGCTGTCGGGCAACCAGATTCTCTCGATCTACGACGCGTGCCTCGATGCGGGGCTCGAGATCATCCACGTGCGCCACGAGGCCGCGGCGGTGCACATGGCCGACGCCTGGGGCCGGTTGACCGGCCGACCGGGCGTGGCGCTGCTGACCGCGGGTCCCGGTCACGCAAACGGGCTGTCGGCGCTGTTCGTCGCGCGGCAGTCCGAGTCGCCGCTGGTGGTGCTCAGCGGCCAGAGCGCGCGTGCGGACGACGGCCGCGGCGCCTTTCAGGAAATGCCCCAGGCGGAGCTTGCACAACCGCTCGCCAAGGCCGCCTGGACGGCGGAAGACTCGGCATCGCTCGGCGGCGACGTGCGCCGCGCGTTGGACCTTGCCGTGCGCGGTCGACCCGGTCCGGTGGCGGTCAGCCTTCCCAGCGACGTGCTCGAAGCGCAAGTCCCACGAAGCGATGATGCATTTGCAAACTCAGAGCTACCGACACTGACCGAGGCCGGTCAGCATCGCATCGGCGAGCTACTCGACACCGCCCAACGCCCCATGATTCTGGCCGGTCCGGCCATGATGCGGCCGCCGGCGAGTGACTACCTCGAGCAGCTCGAATCGACGGCGGGCGTCCCGGTCGTGGCAACCGAGAGCCCGCGTGGCGTGAACGATCCCAGCTTGGGAGCGTTCGCCGAGGTGCTGGCGCAAGCCGACGTCGTCTTGCTGCTGGGTAAGCGCCTGGATCACTCGCTGCAGTTTGGCGCGCCGCCACTCTTCGCCGCCGACGCTTGCTTCGCGCAGGTCGACGCCGATGTCGCCGAGCTCGACCGCACGACTAGCAACGTGCGCCCGCCGCAGCAACTCGCAATTGCCGTACAGGCGCATCCAGGACAGGCGGCAGGCCAAATCGCGGCGGCCGCCGGAAGCGCACGCCACGAAAGCTGGCGCGACGCCGTGAGAGCCGCCGTGGCCCACCGTCCGGCGGCCTGGGACTCCTGGCAGTCCCCACCTCAGGGCCCGCTGCATCCGATCGAGGTTTGCCAATCGATCGGGCCGTGGGTGGATGACGGCATCGTCGTGATCGACGGCGGCGAGTTCGGCCAATGGGCCCAGGCGCTGCTGAGCGGCCGGCGGCGGGTCGTCAACGGCCCGGCTGGATCCATCGGCACCTCGATTCCCTTCGCGCTCACAGCCCGTCTGTTCGACCCAGATGCGCCGGTCGTCGCGATCCAGGGCGACGGCACGATCGGATTCCACCTGCTGGAGTTCGACACGGCGGTGCGCCACAACCTGCCGTTCGTCGCGATCGTCGGCAACGACGCCGGGTGGAACGCCGAGCGCCGCCTGCAGGCGCGAACGTACGGCGAAGACCGGATCTTCGCCTGCGACCTGCTCCCGACGCGCTACGACCTCGCGGTCGCGGCGCTGGGCGGCCACGGCGAGCACGTGACGAAGCGGTCAGAACTGGACACCGCGCTCGAGCGCGCCTTTGCCTCGGGGCTGCCCAGCCTGGTCAACGTCGCCATCGAGCCCACCGAGGCGCCGATCGTGCGCCGCAACGGGGCTCCGGCGCCCACTGGGCACTAG